Within Bradymonas sediminis, the genomic segment ATATCATCCAGGCTCTCGCTGATTTGTTGGCGGGCGGTGTCAATCGACTCGCGCAGCTGGGCGGTATGGGCGTCGAGGTGTCGCTCCGGCGCGGCGCGCCGAATTAATTCCGAGGCATCGGTTCGGGCGAGAGCTCGGCCGGTGCCGGGGATTTTTTCGAGTTCGCCGCGATCTGTTGTAGCCATTGTTTGTCCTTGTTGATTTCGTCGCCAAGTTGGGCGAGGTCAACCGCTTTCTCAGCGCGTAATTCGTTACTATATTTGCGCCCCATCACCGCCGCGACGCCCAGGTGCAAGAGCGCGATGACCGCGGCGCAAATCCAGGCGGCCAGCCACCCACCCAACCAGCCGGCCAGCAAGATCGCTGTGGCGAGCAAGAAGAGGTAGCCGACGCCGGCGATGAGGGCACACGCGCCCAAAATCGCCATGCGTTTGGTCGCGGCCTTTAGGTCCTGGGTCGCCTCATAGCGGGCCAACTCGATATGCTGCTTGACCAGGGTCGACACGCCGTCGGCGAGTCGCTCGAAAGCCGGCTTGAGACCGTCGAGCCCGTTCGTGGTGCGCTTTCGATTGTAGTCGCTCATGGGGTCGATCCCCTCGGTTGGGTCATACGTTATCGGGATTGCTCGGCGCGCGGCGTCATTCCGTGATCGTAACGGTCGCCAGGTCGAGCTGCTCGATGGTCTCACCGGCGTTGCTCGTCACGCTCGCCCCGATATTGTAGAGGCCGGGCTCGAGGCCCTGGAACCAGGTCTTGGCGACCCCGTGCAAGATGACCGCGCCGGTGTCCGCCGTGATGCTATCTTTTTGCGCATCACGCGGGGAGTCCGGCGGGATCTGGATAAAGACGTCCGCCTCGACAATCTCGCCCTCGAAACCGTCGATAATAATCGAGACGTTCATGGTCCCATTATAGCGGTTGACCTGGATGGTCGACGGGCTCAGGTTGACCGACACGATTGACGGGCCTTCTTCGAGGGGGACACAGGCGGTCAGCGAAAAGAGCATGCCCAGGGCGCCTAAGAGCAGCGCCATTCGCAAGATGCCGACCTTCGTGTGGTGCCCCTGACCAAGATCACCTGCGGCGCGATGATGCGAGCTAAAATACAGCATATCTATGTCCTCAATGACTCGTGAAATAGCCGTCTATTCGAAATTCTACTAAGAATTTAAGGGGCGTTTCAACATGATTGATCTGTTTTGACCCTGCTCCACTTATAGGTCGCTTCCTCCCAATATTGCAACGTCGGTGCAGATATCAAGTTTGGGCGCGTGGCGCCGATTACGCGGGCTGGGCCGGGCGTGTGCGCGCGCTCAGAGCGCGCGCCGGGCGATGGTGTCGAAGTCGAAGGGGCTGACCTGCCAGGCGTCGTAGGGGATTTCGACGAGTTGGTACGGCGAGTTCTGCCACTTTTTTCGATTCGACTCGGGCGACGCCAGGCGAAGCGGGGGCGCCTGGGGCGCGGCGAGGCTAAGCGTCCAGCCGCAGACCTCGTCCAGGGGGGAGTCCCAGCGGCGAAGCTCGGCGACGGTCAGCCGGTCCCAGCGCCAGGTATCGTCGTTGAGCGAGAGCGCCTGCTTGTCGAAGCGCAGGGAGGCTTCTTCGCGCACGTCGGCGTGGCGCATGATGACGAGTTTGGTGCCCAACCATTTGGTGCGCCATCGCCGCAGCGCCGGCAGCAGCAGCAGCCACGCCAAGGATGCGGAGACCGCCGAGAACGCCCAGGACCATTGCTCAAACGGGTTGGCGCCGGCGCCGGCCAGGTGGAGAACGCTCATGACCGCCATGGTTGCGAGTACCGCTGCGGGCGGCAGCAAAATCGCGATAACTTCGAGTAATCCCGCGCGTTCAAAGCCCGGGCGGATTCGGAAGCACTGGGTATAAGTCGCCTCGTCCGAGAGCAAGCCGGTCGCGATGGGCGTAGTGACGGGTGCGGTCGGCATCGCGGCGAGGCTGGGCATCTCGTCGGTGAAGGCCGGCGATGGGTCGGTTTGCCGTGGCGCGGGTTCCGGGGCCGCCACGTGACCGACCGAAGGCGTCTCCTGGCGCGTGTACATCCGCTGGGTGGACGTGCGCGGCGCGGCGGCGTCGTCTGTCGCGCTCTCGTCGGCGGGCTCCGAATAATTGCTGACTGAGACGGATTCAAAGGGCGCGGTCACCGGGTCAGAGGTGGGCTCGTCGAGCGGGATGATCCCCGGCACGAACCCCCCCGGTGGGAGGGTGTTGAAGTCGTCGTGCGCGGGCTCAACCGCGAATTCGTCCACATCGTCTGCGGCCCGTCCGGGGATGAGCGTGTCTTCCAGGAGCGCGTCGACATCAGCGCCGCGTCCGTATTCGCTGGGGCGGCTCAGATCGAGGGTGGGTCCGGCGTCGTCGACCTCAGCGGGGCCCTTGGGCTGTGCCGGCTGGGCGCGGTGCGGGGCGTCGGGCCACTCAAAGGGGGCCAGTTGCGGCTCAATCGCGGCGTTCGCGCCGACCAGGCCGGCGCGTGCGCGCATCAATAGATCGGCGAGCTCGCGCAGGCCTGATTCCGTGGTGGTCAGGCCCTCGTGGACCAGCGCCGTCAGGGGTTGCCAGCTCGCCTGCAAGTAG encodes:
- a CDS encoding phage holin family protein, encoding MSDYNRKRTTNGLDGLKPAFERLADGVSTLVKQHIELARYEATQDLKAATKRMAILGACALIAGVGYLFLLATAILLAGWLGGWLAAWICAAVIALLHLGVAAVMGRKYSNELRAEKAVDLAQLGDEINKDKQWLQQIAANSKKSPAPAELSPEPMPRN